A single genomic interval of Cucumis sativus cultivar 9930 chromosome 5, Cucumber_9930_V3, whole genome shotgun sequence harbors:
- the LOC101207494 gene encoding uncharacterized protein LOC101207494, producing the protein MNWIQRKIYLYNVTFGLYMLDWWERILFNTMVVVLMWFMFYNGSRYVNDMCKRYLWQAKA; encoded by the exons ATGAATTGGATACAAAGGAAGATCTACCTTTATAATGTCACATTTGGGTTGTACATGTTGGATTGGTGGGAGCGTATCCTCTTCA ATACAATGGTGGTTGTGCTGATGTGGTTCATGTTTTACAATGGGTCACGATACGTGAATGATATGTGCAAGAG GTATCTGTGGCAAGCCAAGGCGTAG